A genomic segment from Aegilops tauschii subsp. strangulata cultivar AL8/78 chromosome 1, Aet v6.0, whole genome shotgun sequence encodes:
- the LOC109777429 gene encoding uncharacterized protein has protein sequence MEWTPKQQALGGLGLAGVCRETCRVIRRAMLPNFVNLGPPLLSALLLATSAAIRALCSRVLSDLHHDGPGLLRLVTDRLAFFLLVAVSIGVVLLLVLLCATAAYVFCIASLYCTGGDLRAADRVLRGFPTFPLARLVYTFLLSAVPFLVICASLSVAALFHPQELLGSPPDKTMLPLQLLGWAACLAGAAYVAVVCQLACVVSLLEDAMLFGALRKSRALVAGKFWAAAGVFGTLDGCIFAVVLAFRALVVDDALGLGLGFQVAAGAAMAVALCAVVLLTLVAQPVVYMVCKNHHHEVVDKVHLD, from the coding sequence ATGGAGTGGACACCAAAGCAGCAGGCtctcggcggcctcggcctcgccggcgtcTGCCGGGAGACCTGCCGTGTGATCCGCCGCGCCATGCTCCCCAACTTCGTCAACCTCGGTCCCCCGCTGCTCTCCGCGCTCTTGCTCGCCACCTCCGCCGCCATCCGCGCCCTCTGCTCCCGCGTCCTCTCCGACCTCCACCACGACGgccccggcctcctccgcctcgtcaCGGACCGgctcgccttcttcctcctcgtggCCGTCTCCATCGGCGTCGTCCTCCTGCTCGTGCTCCTCTGCGCCACCGCCGCCTACGTCTTCTGCATCGCCTCCCTCTACTGCACCGGAGGCGACCTCCGCGCCGCCGATCGCGTCCTCAGGGGGTTCCCCACGTTCCCGCTCGCGCGGCTCGTCTACACGTTCCTCCTCTCCGCGGTCCCCTTCCTCGTGATCTGCGCCTCCCTCTCCGTCGCCGCCCTGTTCCATCCCCAGGAGCTGCTTGGCTCTCCTCCGGACAAGACCATGCTGCCGCTGCAGCTGCTGGGATGGGCCGCATGCCTCGCCGGCGCGGCCTACGTCGCCGTGGTGTGCCAGCTGGCCTGCGTGGTGTCCCTGCTCGAGGATGCCATGCTCTTCGGCGCCCTGCGCAAGAGCCGTGCGCTCGTCGCCGGCAAGTTCTGGGCGGCCGCCGGCGTCTTCGGCACGCTCGACGGTTGCATCTTCGCCGTGGTGCTCGCTTTCCGGGCTCTGGTGGTGGACGATGCGCTGGGCCTCGGCCTCGGGTTCCAGGTGGCCGCCGGGGCGGCGATGGCGGTGGCTCTGTGCGCGGTCGTGCTGTTGACGCTGGTGGCGCAGCCGGTGGTGTACATGGTGTGCAAGAACCACCACCACGAGGTCGTCGACAAGGTTCACCTCGACTGA